One window from the genome of Myxococcales bacterium encodes:
- a CDS encoding DUF4007 family protein, with the protein MNDVPVFARHETFHPRYGWFKKCYDAVTCDEHIFTREDATVVLGVGKNMVQSIRYWGTAFKILEESSVTSRAQRSTGFGISEFGKNLLGENGWDPYLEDPASLWLLHWFLLKDPCKATVWKFTFNEFHRDSFTSEDIFHSLREHVESSYPKTTVKDSSLQKDINCVLRMYVDSFNHRQVKEDSIDCPFTDLSLIKQEGSAKRFSFNYGKKNNLPNDIILATCLDYIANAGHNAKTISLTNLLHDQNSPGMLFKLTESVLFEAVERGIGDDKRIVLSDSSGLVQLSFKEDPSILADNLIRDHYRD; encoded by the coding sequence ATGAATGATGTCCCAGTATTTGCTAGGCATGAAACATTCCATCCTAGGTATGGTTGGTTTAAGAAATGTTATGATGCGGTGACCTGTGATGAGCATATCTTCACTCGTGAAGATGCAACTGTTGTGTTGGGCGTCGGAAAAAATATGGTGCAATCGATTAGGTATTGGGGAACGGCTTTCAAAATTCTCGAAGAATCTTCGGTGACTTCAAGGGCTCAACGTTCCACAGGTTTTGGTATTTCAGAATTTGGTAAGAATTTGCTTGGCGAGAATGGTTGGGACCCATACTTGGAGGACCCAGCTTCCTTATGGCTTTTGCATTGGTTCCTTTTGAAAGATCCTTGTAAAGCAACTGTGTGGAAATTTACATTTAATGAGTTTCATCGAGATTCATTTACCTCAGAAGACATATTTCACTCTTTACGGGAACATGTAGAGTCTAGTTATCCAAAAACAACAGTAAAGGATTCATCGTTACAGAAAGACATTAACTGTGTTCTAAGGATGTATGTTGACAGTTTCAATCATCGTCAAGTTAAGGAAGATTCAATCGACTGTCCATTTACCGACTTATCGTTAATCAAACAAGAGGGCTCTGCGAAGAGATTTTCGTTTAATTATGGCAAGAAGAACAACCTTCCAAACGATATAATTCTTGCGACGTGCCTAGATTACATTGCAAACGCAGGACATAATGCAAAGACAATATCGCTGACTAACTTGCTTCATGATCAGAATAGTCCTGGTATGTTGTTCAAGTTAACTGAATCTGTTTTGTTTGAAGCTGTTGAGAGAGGTATAGGTGATGATAAGAGAATAGTTCTCTCCGATTCGAGCGGACTTGTGCAGTTGAGTTTTAAAGAGGACCCGTCAATTTTGGCTGATAACCTTATTAGAGATCATTATCGTGACTAA